Genomic window (Mycosarcoma maydis chromosome 5, whole genome shotgun sequence):
CAGCGGGTTCTCTACCCGCCGCTGCCACGCCTGCATCACTGTCCCACCAGCATAGCTCGTCGCTTGTTGGGACACCGGCCATCCTCGCCACAACTTCGTTTCGAAAGCTCGTCTGGGACGGCACCATCCCGATCTGTGTCTCAGTAGACCCAGCTGAACTACCGCCAGGCTCCGATGCAACCATCGACTCGACGTACCTCGTGGTGCCTCGGATCAGCTATCTCCCGCTCATTATCGCTGACGTCAGGAGGAATCTGCTCGAATTGGTCTTGGAACAGCCTGCGCTCAACGTTCTTAATGAAAAGGAGCTCTGGTTCGAATATGAGGGTCAACCGTTGAGATGGCATTGGCAGATTGGGTTGCTCTACGACTACCACACTTCGAATCCAGCTCGCACTGCGATTGCATATCAGTCGTCATCAACCAACACGACTGGGCTAGGCTCTCTGCGCCCCAATACCCCTTTGATACCGCAGGGCGGATCGGATACCGAATTTTCATCGGCAGCGCAACCGTCGCGACTTCCATGGAACATTCGGCTGCGGCTGTCAAAACTGCCTGTAGAACGACTGCACAGCAACTCGGGGCTCGAGTCCTGCAAGACATCGTTTATGTCGATGATCAAAGAGGCCGATTTTGTACGCTATGGATCTACCAAAAAGGTGGTCAACCTCCGAAAACAGGAGCAAGACACGCTGTGGGACAGTGTCGTTTCGCACGACTACGAGCTATTCTGGAGTATTGCCAACAAGCTGGTCCCTAATGCAGGCGTATCTGGCTCTGATGCCGCAGCTGGCAACGGTCTGGCCTTGGGGCGATCTCCAATTGCAGCGCGCACAATGTCTCTGAACCTCGGTGGCACTCAGGAGGATCGAACGAACGCGTCGGCTCAACGCAGCTTGACGACACTGCAGAACGAGTCACAAGCAAGTCTTGCACCTAGCACGTTGTCGACCTTGACCAGCACCACCTCTTCCGATCCAACGTCGGCAACCAACAGCACACCGACGTCTAGTGCAGGCAACTCGGTGCGCAGCATTCCCATCCGATTTTTCCTACCGGATAACGCACCAATTGTACAAGAGCCAGTGCCGCccacgctcgacgacggcaGAGCAAACACACTAGCTGCCGTGCTTTCGGCGCTGTTCCCCTTGCTGTTTCCCCCGCCCCCGAGCTTCAGCAGCTTCCAAGCGCCCGCACCGCCGCTGGCTTATGCGCTGGTACAGGGCGTCAGGATGCCCTTGGATACAGAGATCGCTTGGTTAGGAAGCGCTCTTGTAGGACCAGATGGCTGGGTCTCAGTAGTGGTTGGATTGGTGAGCTGACAATTCATGCCTGCGTACATCTGCACCGGGGTAGGCAAGTGATCATTCACAATTGAACTTCCCAGAGATACCGTGTGAGAAGTGAAACAATCATGGCATCGTGCGTGATTACAGTGGTGCTGAtaccaatcgtgaatctcgatAGCACCGGTGTTGGCAACAAGGCCGAGGGCGATCATGATGGCCATCGTGCGTCACGCGCGTGGGATGCGGGGGCAAACGTGTTAGATTGATGAAAAACGGATCGGCGATCTTGATGAGGTTCACCGTTCACGGTTTCGTTTTTGCGTGTGAAGCGAAAGCTGGAATTCGGACGAGCAGATCACGCTGCACGCGCGCATCCAACTCTGACGCAGGCTGCTCATCGGTACCTTGGATCACGTACAGCATCAGCGGGTCATCGTGTTTTTGCCTTCAGTTGTGCATCTGAAGGCTTGCCACGCTTTCAAAGGACATTGCACGCGCATTCATTCAGCTGGTGACGACCGGTGTGTCTGGATCAGCAACTTTTCCGGCTCCTTTGCTCTGACGCGCGCGTCTAGAATCGCCCATCAGCTCGCGACTGTCGAGTGCGCCATCAAGTCGCAGTTACATTGTCACAGTCAACAAGCATGAACAACCAGGgtcagcaagcgcagcaggcgcagcaggcgcagcaggcgcagcaggcgcagcaagGCCAACAGCCTGGTCAACCGCAGACCGCCGCACAGGCTGCTCAGTACAAGGCTGCGCTCatccagcaacagcagatcCAAGCCATGCGTGCTCAAGCgctcgcgcagcagcaggctcaACAACAA
Coding sequences:
- a CDS encoding uncharacterized protein (related to ATG5 - protein involved in autophagy and the Cvt pathway); protein product: MSQVPVASSQQRSVSAGNHPSSSSTSSSFAVPFSSTSATSTPLLAQGSLHAGSPTSNHLSSSPYAAAGSLPAAATPASLSHQHSSSLVGTPAILATTSFRKLVWDGTIPICVSVDPAELPPGSDATIDSTYLVVPRISYLPLIIADVRRNLLELVLEQPALNVLNEKELWFEYEGQPLRWHWQIGLLYDYHTSNPARTAIAYQSSSTNTTGLGSLRPNTPLIPQGGSDTEFSSAAQPSRLPWNIRLRLSKLPVERLHSNSGLESCKTSFMSMIKEADFVRYGSTKKVVNLRKQEQDTLWDSVVSHDYELFWSIANKLVPNAGVSGSDAAAGNGLALGRSPIAARTMSLNLGGTQEDRTNASAQRSLTTLQNESQASLAPSTLSTLTSTTSSDPTSATNSTPTSSAGNSVRSIPIRFFLPDNAPIVQEPVPPTLDDGRANTLAAVLSALFPLLFPPPPSFSSFQAPAPPLAYALVQGVRMPLDTEIAWLGSALVGPDGWVSVVVGLVS